One genomic window of Cannabis sativa cultivar Pink pepper isolate KNU-18-1 chromosome 2, ASM2916894v1, whole genome shotgun sequence includes the following:
- the LOC115719051 gene encoding calmodulin-7 → MADQLTDDQISEFKEAFSLFDKDGDGCITTKELGTVMRSLGQNPTEAELQDMINEVDADGNGTIDFPEFLNLMARKMKDTDSEEELKEAFRVFDKDQNGFISAAELRHVMTNLGEKLTDEEVDEMIREADVDGDGQINYEEFVKVMMAK, encoded by the exons ATGGCCGATCAACTCACCGATGACCAGATCTCCGAGTTCAAGGAGGCTTTCAGCCTATTCGACAAGGACGGCGATG GTTGCATCACCACCAAGGAGCTTGGAACTGTCATGCGATCTCTTGGACAGAACCCAACTGAGGCTGAGCTTCAGGATATGATCAACGAGGTTGATGCTGATGGTAACGGTACCATTGATTTCCCTGAGTTCCTTAACCTGATGGCAAGGAAGATGAAGGACACAGACTCTGAGGAGGAGCTCAAGGAAGCTTTCCGTGTCTTCGACAAGGACCAGAATGGCTTCATTTCTGCAGCTGAGCTCCGCCATGTCATGACAAATCTTGGTGAGAAGCTGACTGATGAGGAAGTTGATGAGATGATCCGCGAGGCAGATGTTGACGGTGATGGTCAGATCAACTACGAGGAGTTTGTCAAAGTCATGATGGCCAAGTGA